The following is a genomic window from Capnocytophaga stomatis.
ATTTTTGCTTTTCAATTTTGATAGAGATGGATTTATTCTATATTGTTGATTTAGCGGGAGTTTTCGTTTTCGCTATTTCGGGAGCATTGGCAGCACGTGAAAAAAAGTTGGATTTGTTCGGAGTATTTATCATTGCTTTTGTGACAGGGCTTGGCGGTGGAACGCTTCGTGATGTGATGATGGGAAGAACTCCTGTTTTTTGGATGCAAGCACCTATTTATGTAGGAATGATTTTCGGTGGAACTTTCTTTGCAATTATTTTCCGAAAGAAAATGCATTATTTGCGTAAGTCTCTTTTGCTTTTTGATACTATTGGGATAGCGTTTTTCTCGATTATAGGAACCGAAATTGCTCTTTCTTTTTCGTACGATTTACATCCGATTATTGTAATTTCAATAGCTGCGATGAGTGCTTGCTTTGGAGGCGTAATTCGAGATATATTGTGCAATGAAATCCCAATAATTTTTCATAAGGAAATTTATGCAACTCCTTGTGTGTTAGGTAGTTTATTTTATTTAGGTTTGCGAGAAGTTAATTTTTTTGATGATTATATTTCCTCATTTGTGGCAATTGCTTTCATAATTGTTTTTAGGTTATTTGCAATCAAGCGTTCGTTGGAACTTCCGAAGATAAATTAGTTTAATTATTCAACTATTTCATCCAGAATGTTTTTCAGTTCGTACATTTGCGGAACGCCTTTAGTTCGGGTAATTCGGGCAAAAAAGTAAAGAGAAAACCATAAAATAACCATTAATCCCATCATCATAAGGTCAAAAATATAGCTTTCTTTCAGTAAATGATGTGAATATGCCGCTATTGCAAAGAACATAAAGATTCCTGCAACGATAAAATGTAAAAACATAAAGAAAGTCCATAAGCCGGGGTCAGGACCAAAAAGAGCCCGAATGCGAGTGCCCTTTTCTTCAGGTTGAAGCTCTAAATTTAAATGTGGAGAGAAATATTTTCTTTGATTTCTGTGAATGTGAATCCAAATTTGTCTGTCAGAGATGACAATTTTATATTCATTTGCTAACTTAGTCTTTAGTTCTTTTGTGTGTTCAAGCAAAATTTCTGCGGATTTTTCACTTTCCACAACAAAACGCGGACGCAACGGAATACTTTTGTTGAGTTGTTTCATAATATTTTGATTTTATGTATATTTCATCTCACAAAGGTATAAAATTTTGGCATTGCTAAACAAAGTTTCAAGTGAAAAATCTTTTAGCAATGCCAATTTTTTAGCTACAAAAATCTATTCTTTATCATTGATTTGCAAAGACCAGTACATCATATATTGGAATAAAGAATTCATACTCGCATCAGGATTTGTTTGGTAACGCTCCAAAAGTGCTCTGTTAAAATCTTTAAAACGAATGAATCCTCGTACATTTTCCATCATCGGTTCGTACATTGGCAAAAATTTCATCACATCTTCGTATGAATAATTATCAATGGCGTAAAGCGTAAATAAACCGAAAGTCATATATTCATTGAATACTGC
Proteins encoded in this region:
- a CDS encoding trimeric intracellular cation channel family protein, whose translation is MDLFYIVDLAGVFVFAISGALAAREKKLDLFGVFIIAFVTGLGGGTLRDVMMGRTPVFWMQAPIYVGMIFGGTFFAIIFRKKMHYLRKSLLLFDTIGIAFFSIIGTEIALSFSYDLHPIIVISIAAMSACFGGVIRDILCNEIPIIFHKEIYATPCVLGSLFYLGLREVNFFDDYISSFVAIAFIIVFRLFAIKRSLELPKIN